A genomic region of Novipirellula aureliae contains the following coding sequences:
- a CDS encoding TIGR03545 family protein, with the protein MIRWSFLITRTIIVIAIVMLLRWGLGPVAGFVTVKSLETAIGAKVDLGSTEVGLFPPSIVYTDLQVSDPRDGRDMQNAFRAESMEFTLDGDALLHRRWVAREGKITGIQIGSKRESSGKLDPVDELPAEASSGPSMLSKLLSATTDRLSDEASNLTENLETVRRSQEIRDRWDSEYNSLVVRARNLEKQIRTVRDEARGIDNPLRDWPQLQRTLEQARQARSELMAVRQAIDSLPEQLQSDLASLDEAKKIDMAKVEQYLPDGLENSDNFGVDLLKRSVGKQVAEIRGYLDSGRKIANYTVVAPQSDRIRGEDIDVVGDRRLPDVLVRHCEVSGFLRADGDTYELKGFVENMTPTPRLLREPGKVVLQLEGPEVVRVEYVRDRRRGADVDMLTLHWPQTEAKPMRLGNDEDAGLRVSGGQRELWVQLRCEGDQVQGRFVSKQTGLNMQLAVNPKYADSAAAKSVQASLDAVDRIEVDANFHGKWDDLALDLHSNLGQVFHRATEDAFRNQLAESQAKLKAKVDQAHLEQTVALREWLSTQQSEARSLLASADKSIEEMSQKVMNEVGDADVYLGKLRGALQKNLR; encoded by the coding sequence ATGATTCGCTGGAGTTTCCTCATCACTCGAACCATCATCGTCATCGCAATCGTTATGTTGTTGCGTTGGGGCTTAGGACCGGTCGCCGGGTTTGTTACCGTCAAGAGTCTCGAAACGGCCATAGGTGCTAAAGTGGACCTGGGCAGTACCGAAGTTGGTTTGTTTCCACCAAGCATTGTTTACACGGACTTGCAAGTCAGCGATCCACGCGATGGACGTGACATGCAGAACGCATTTCGTGCCGAGTCGATGGAGTTTACCCTCGACGGCGATGCATTGCTCCATCGCCGTTGGGTTGCCCGCGAAGGCAAGATCACCGGTATTCAAATCGGTTCGAAGCGAGAAAGTTCGGGCAAACTTGACCCGGTCGACGAGCTGCCTGCCGAAGCGTCTAGCGGCCCGTCGATGCTTAGCAAACTACTATCGGCGACCACCGATCGATTATCCGATGAAGCGAGCAACCTGACAGAAAATCTGGAGACGGTTCGTCGTAGCCAAGAGATCCGCGATCGTTGGGATTCAGAGTACAATTCACTCGTTGTCCGCGCTCGCAATTTAGAGAAACAGATTCGCACCGTTCGCGACGAAGCTCGCGGGATCGACAACCCTCTTCGAGATTGGCCCCAATTACAGCGAACTCTTGAACAAGCACGCCAAGCACGAAGTGAATTGATGGCGGTGCGACAGGCGATCGACTCGCTGCCCGAACAACTGCAAAGTGATCTGGCGTCGCTCGATGAGGCCAAGAAGATCGACATGGCTAAGGTCGAGCAGTATCTGCCCGATGGATTGGAAAACTCAGATAACTTTGGGGTTGACCTACTGAAACGGTCTGTTGGCAAACAGGTTGCCGAGATTCGTGGCTATCTTGACAGCGGACGGAAAATTGCCAACTACACCGTTGTGGCTCCTCAGTCGGATCGTATTCGCGGCGAAGATATCGACGTGGTCGGTGACCGGCGATTGCCTGACGTGTTGGTTCGTCATTGCGAGGTGTCCGGTTTTCTTCGTGCTGACGGCGATACCTATGAACTGAAAGGCTTCGTTGAGAACATGACGCCGACGCCCCGACTCCTAAGAGAGCCTGGCAAGGTCGTGCTGCAACTCGAAGGCCCCGAGGTCGTTCGCGTCGAGTACGTGCGTGACCGTCGTCGTGGTGCCGATGTCGACATGTTGACATTGCACTGGCCACAAACCGAAGCGAAGCCAATGCGTTTGGGCAACGACGAAGACGCTGGTCTGCGAGTTTCGGGAGGCCAACGAGAACTATGGGTCCAACTTCGTTGCGAAGGCGATCAAGTACAAGGTCGATTCGTTAGCAAGCAAACAGGTTTGAATATGCAGTTGGCGGTGAATCCAAAATACGCTGACTCCGCCGCTGCCAAATCGGTTCAGGCGAGCCTTGATGCGGTTGATCGCATTGAGGTCGACGCAAACTTTCATGGTAAGTGGGACGACTTGGCGCTCGATCTGCATTCCAATCTAGGGCAGGTCTTTCATCGGGCGACCGAAGATGCGTTTCGAAACCAATTGGCTGAGTCACAAGCCAAACTAAAGGCCAAAGTCGATCAAGCACATTTGGAACAAACCGTTGCACTACGAGAGTGGTTGTCGACTCAGCAAAGCGAAGCTCGCTCGCTATTGGCGAGTGCCGATAAGTCGATCGAAGAGATGAGCCAAAAAGTGATGAACGAAGTTGGCGACGCCGATGTCTATCTAGGAAAACTACGCGGTGCGTTGCAGAAAAACCTGCGATAG
- a CDS encoding SulP family inorganic anion transporter, whose product MTQKTPLVSPSTIFRDLVAGLVVFLVALPLCLGIALASGADLFSGLISGVVGGLVVAVISGSHTSVSGPAAGLTAIVAAQIAVLGSFEAFLLSVAIAGLIQIGFGVARGGALSAFFPSSVIKGLLVAIGIILILKQVPHVFGHDADPEGDMAFFQPDGENTFSELLTVVAGNIHLGAMVIGLLSVAFLVVWDRIAVLKKSLVPAPLVVVLLGVGLSIGFSGRGENWSIGTSHLVQIPVAESLSEFVGFLRLPDFSQLLNPAVYIGAITIAVVASLETLLNLEAVDKIDPAKRNSPPSRELIAQGCGNLVCGMIGGLPVTSVIVRGSVNVGSGGKTKLAAIFHGALILLSIALLPSVLNMIPLSALAAILLVTGFKLASPSIFKQMWNGGRHQFLPFIITVVAIVMTDLLIGIMVGLCISVLFILSSNLRRPIRRIVETHLGGDLMHIELANQVSFLNRAAIDRILNEAKPGTQLLVDASESDFIDPDVLSLIREFKDDVAPARGISVSLKGFAKQYKLEDEVQFADYSSRELQDQMTADQVLDILRAGNQRFVDGKRLNRDLGRQVNATAAGQSPLAAVLSCIDSRVPAELIFDVGVGDIFSARVAGNVVGTKSLGSLEYAVGVAGVKLLVVLGHTRCGAVTSSVELISTGQNAMSATGCQHLQAIVDEIAPSMPEFRSLSIDSLTPTEVEALVDDVARRNVQHTADQILSRSEVIRSAVAQGRAKVVGAMYDVRSGKIEFLKNGDDHESRMKVSGTNGVVHDGRR is encoded by the coding sequence ATGACTCAAAAAACTCCACTTGTTTCCCCTTCAACGATTTTTCGTGACCTCGTCGCGGGTCTCGTCGTTTTTCTTGTCGCGTTACCGCTCTGCTTAGGCATCGCACTTGCTTCTGGCGCAGATCTGTTTTCGGGTCTGATCTCAGGAGTCGTTGGCGGATTAGTCGTCGCGGTGATTAGCGGTTCGCACACCAGTGTCAGTGGCCCGGCAGCAGGCTTGACGGCGATCGTCGCGGCCCAGATCGCGGTGCTCGGTTCCTTCGAAGCATTCCTATTGTCCGTCGCCATTGCAGGACTGATTCAAATCGGATTCGGAGTCGCTCGCGGCGGTGCCCTCTCGGCATTCTTCCCATCGAGCGTCATTAAAGGATTGCTGGTGGCAATCGGAATCATCTTGATTCTGAAACAAGTCCCGCATGTTTTCGGTCATGATGCGGACCCAGAAGGCGATATGGCATTCTTTCAACCCGACGGCGAGAATACCTTTTCAGAACTGTTGACCGTCGTTGCTGGCAATATCCACCTCGGGGCAATGGTCATTGGCTTACTGTCGGTTGCGTTCTTGGTTGTTTGGGACCGGATTGCTGTTTTGAAAAAATCACTCGTCCCCGCCCCGTTGGTAGTCGTCTTGTTGGGGGTCGGTCTCAGCATTGGATTCAGCGGTAGGGGAGAGAATTGGTCGATCGGGACGAGTCATTTGGTGCAGATTCCAGTCGCGGAGAGCCTATCGGAATTCGTGGGTTTCCTACGACTACCTGATTTTTCTCAGTTGTTGAATCCTGCCGTCTACATCGGAGCGATTACGATTGCGGTAGTTGCGTCACTAGAGACGCTCTTGAACCTCGAGGCGGTAGACAAGATCGACCCTGCTAAACGCAATTCGCCCCCTAGCCGCGAATTGATAGCACAAGGTTGCGGAAACCTCGTTTGTGGCATGATCGGTGGCCTGCCAGTCACCTCGGTCATCGTCCGCGGCAGCGTCAACGTCGGCTCGGGCGGAAAAACAAAGTTAGCAGCGATTTTTCATGGTGCATTGATTCTGCTGAGCATCGCATTGCTGCCAAGCGTTTTGAACATGATCCCCTTGTCTGCCCTTGCCGCGATCCTGCTGGTGACGGGCTTTAAGCTTGCGAGCCCTTCGATCTTCAAGCAAATGTGGAACGGCGGCCGCCACCAGTTTCTACCGTTTATCATCACGGTCGTTGCTATCGTCATGACCGACTTGCTGATTGGCATCATGGTTGGTCTATGCATCAGTGTCCTGTTTATTTTGAGCAGTAATCTGCGCCGTCCCATTCGCAGGATCGTGGAAACGCACTTGGGAGGAGATTTGATGCACATCGAACTTGCCAACCAAGTCAGTTTCTTAAACCGAGCGGCGATTGACCGAATTCTGAACGAAGCAAAACCTGGAACTCAATTGTTGGTCGATGCGTCAGAGTCCGATTTTATCGATCCTGACGTATTGAGCTTGATTCGTGAATTCAAGGATGACGTTGCTCCGGCAAGAGGGATTTCGGTCAGTTTGAAAGGTTTTGCCAAGCAATACAAACTGGAGGATGAAGTCCAGTTCGCGGACTATTCTAGCCGTGAGTTGCAAGATCAGATGACAGCGGATCAAGTACTCGACATCCTCCGCGCAGGCAATCAACGGTTTGTCGACGGCAAGCGATTGAATCGTGATTTGGGCCGTCAAGTGAATGCAACCGCCGCAGGCCAAAGTCCTCTGGCAGCGGTTCTCAGTTGCATCGATTCGCGAGTGCCGGCGGAGCTGATTTTCGATGTAGGAGTAGGTGACATTTTTAGCGCTCGAGTGGCTGGAAATGTCGTCGGAACCAAGTCGCTTGGAAGCCTCGAATACGCGGTCGGTGTCGCTGGTGTGAAGCTGCTTGTCGTGCTCGGACACACGCGTTGCGGTGCAGTAACCTCGTCGGTCGAATTGATTTCGACGGGACAAAATGCAATGTCAGCCACGGGGTGTCAGCATCTACAAGCGATCGTCGACGAGATCGCACCGAGTATGCCAGAATTCCGATCGCTTTCTATCGATTCGTTAACGCCAACGGAGGTGGAGGCGTTGGTGGATGATGTCGCTAGACGAAACGTCCAGCACACTGCCGATCAAATCCTGTCGCGGAGCGAAGTCATTCGTAGTGCGGTTGCGCAAGGGCGAGCAAAAGTGGTTGGCGCAATGTACGATGTGAGGTCGGGGAAGATCGAATTCCTTAAAAACGGTGACGACCATGAGAGTAGGATGAAAGTGTCCGGTACCAATGGCGTTGTCCATGATGGTCGCCGTTGA
- a CDS encoding cell division protein FtsH — MQSLSPAEAELVATAYHEAGHAVMALSLGRSIQKVTISPRRTAHGESRLGICELKKGRSRKAKDALEDDALILLSGMVAEARFTGEYCDRGAAQDLRLVRSILASRASTLRQLERLEKRLLSKTEHVLFERGHAQAIDSIAAELIAKTTISGRAAKHLFEQSVKAASQ, encoded by the coding sequence ATGCAGTCATTATCACCAGCGGAGGCAGAATTGGTCGCGACCGCCTATCACGAGGCAGGGCATGCGGTGATGGCGTTGTCTCTTGGACGATCGATTCAAAAGGTGACGATTTCCCCTCGTCGAACGGCTCATGGCGAATCGAGACTAGGCATTTGCGAGCTAAAGAAGGGACGTTCGAGAAAAGCGAAAGACGCCCTTGAAGACGACGCACTGATTCTGCTCTCAGGCATGGTGGCTGAGGCGAGGTTCACGGGGGAATACTGTGACCGAGGAGCGGCTCAGGATTTACGCCTGGTTCGCTCGATTTTAGCCTCACGCGCAAGCACACTTCGCCAACTCGAACGGCTCGAAAAACGGTTACTTAGTAAGACTGAGCACGTACTCTTCGAAAGAGGTCATGCCCAAGCCATCGATTCGATCGCGGCCGAACTGATTGCCAAAACGACCATCAGCGGGCGAGCCGCCAAACACCTCTTCGAACAAAGTGTTAAGGCGGCATCGCAGTAG